TAGCATACCTGAGAACACGTGTCTGCGCAGGCTGTGAAAACTAAGTGTTCTCCCATAACTGCTTCCAAATGTGTAACAACACAATATTTTACTAAACAAACGTACCCACACTCATcttaatcattttttttattttatcaagaGGCCAGGCATTCTTCACACACAAGTATTTTGACAGCTCTATTTGATTTAGGTGCAATTTTTCACAATGTGTCACACAAAACGCCAGATGCGTCCAATGCAGCTACATTGCACACGAGCAGTAGCAAAGGCAGGAGATCCCACCAATTAATGTTTTCCTAACCCAACTAAATCAAAGGCAGGCCATGAATGCATTTGATAAAACCGTCTTTCTAATGAggataaaaaacaattaaaaacattcAGCCAAAGTGCAATACATCAAAGTGGAAAAGCAAAGTGaaagaacaacaacagtttACAACAGTTGTCAGAGAGCAAACAGAAACTATGGTATTTGGGATCTCAGTAAACTTTTTGAGTTTGGCTTTCACTATGATGCAGCAGTAAGATCTGTTGAGCTACTGTATATTCATTGATGATAATAAAGCTTTGACTAGTAAGGTTTTACACAAGGTCTGGATTTGCACATCTTTTGCTGCTTTTACAGTTTTACACAAAGCCAACTAGTTTAAACCAAAACTGACTTGGTAATCTCAATCCTACAGAAACATTAACGTTTTTGTAAATCTAAGATactaatttttctttttgtaaaagtAGTCCATCAAGAAACATGATTAACCTATTCCAAGCAGTTCATAGAGATTTTTTACTGGatgtataaaaaacaaactctACTCCTATACAGCTTCTTGAACAGCATATTAGTCACCTCTGCACCCACATGCCTGTGTCTGATGTAGCAGGTACCAAAATATATACGTGTTGCACACATGGTATATCTTTATGCATAAAGAGAATTTCACAGGAACAgtataacaaaaaaaattaacctCAAAAGAATCCATCAGTAGGAAGTTGTGGCCAGGTGAGGGAAGTTGGCTTAGAACTGAGGTCACTTTTTTATAAGGAGGAAATAGTATCTGACATATAAAACTATGAACAGAGTcctaaatacatttacaaaaaaagagaaaagatcaCCCCTATGACAAAGAGTGCATATGGGAAATAGAGTTACAATACTAGGGAACTGTCCCACGTACCTCATGCTCCTTTTCCTGCAGGACAAGGACTATATCTCCAGGCTCGACGCCAGGTGCCTGGTCAGCCTCCCCTCCAAAGGTAATTTTCTGGCCGTGCTTCATGCCTTTGTCCACGTGGACCTCCAGAATCTTCACCTCCTTCACAACTTTCTTGCCCTCACATTTTTTACAGCGGTCTTTCTCACTGATAACTTCACCTGGAGTGGGTtaaaggagacaaggagagggaTATGTGAAGGCGAAGTACCATAATACAGACCAAATGACTGATCACAGTTTAGATTATCGGCTCCTTACCTTCTCCATTACAATCAGTACACACAGACTGCATCTGTTGGACCATTCCAGGGGCCAGCTGTCTGATCATGATGCGCATGCCACGCCCCCTACATGTTGTACATTTTTGTACAGCGCCCGTCTTGCCTccctgcctgcacacacacacacaatcagagaTGGATTCATGATTAGAGACTTTGGAAACaagacaaaatatcaacaaagTAACATGCAGTGTGGATTTAagcactgtgtttgttttacaaCTTACCCATTACAAGTGCTACACAGTACATTCTTGCTAAGTTGTAGTTTAGTTGTTTTTCCATTGTAAACGTCCTCTAGTGACACCCTGTAGAAAAAGTTTCATGTTAAGATACAACAAAGAACCGATGGTATACCACATTGGCTTGTATTGAACACCAGAGACTTAAATCTTTTTCCCACCAAAATTAAAACGTGTATGCAGGATATTTTAAATACGGGAAAACTCACTAAAAATACCCTGTAGACTGCTTTCCCATTACCAAGCTTGGTCTTACTTGAGTGGATGGACcatgtcctctcctctcctccgaCCTCCATTCCTGGAGCGACTACTCTGGCCACCCATGAATCCAAAAAGTCCACCGCCGAAGATGTGGGAGAAAATATCATCCATCCCAGGGCCACCCCCACCTCCTTCCCGCAAGCCTTGTTCTCCATAGCGATCATAAAGTTCCTTCTTTTCAGGGTTGGTCAGCACTTCATAGGCAAAACTGATTTCTTTGAACTATGTTTGGGgaggacagaaaacaacaacaaaaaattgtAACAAGATGTAATTTCAACTGTCATAACAGTGGAGCCATTTTGACAGCAAATGAAAAGCTCAGGGCCTAGTGAAATTTCTATTAATCTTTCATCTCAGCTCTGGTGGGAACAACAATGACATCAGTCTAAGGCAAAGCATGCCTCAGGTTGCAGTATCCTTACATAAAGGTCATTCCACACCTAATCACATGCCCTGTCACTCAACATCCTATATAACCCTTAAAAAGTCCTAGAGTTAGAAACCAAAAAGACAAGAAAGTCtgtaaaatgaatacaaattatctgaatttaaaaactaaaatattatcAGCACAAGAACAATCTGTGTATTTCACACCACCTAATTTGAGCCAGTCATTTCAAAAATGATTCAAGTTTGAAGCATTAACTTAGAATAGCCTTACACTATTAAATCTAAGACTTAAGATACTAAGACAGTTCAACAGGATGCCAAAGACTCCATTCAAAAAAGGTACTGCAGAGTTCAATCAACACCTCTCATTGACATTATCTCAACACAAACTCAACATCAGTTATGTGTCCGTAAAGGATGAACTAggcactttattttcttcaaaGCAAGTTTTTCCCTATTACAAAGACTGCCCTCAGGCTTAATTCTCTATAGCTGCCACATCCTTTTGCTAACAATGTGATCCCCTGCTGAGAAAATGGCATTCTGCCATATGGGAAGTGATGGAAGGGAGGCCCCTAGTTCTTAATGTTTCCACTGATTTTTCAAAAAATGCTACATTATAAGCTAATGACAATATCATGGAGCACTGTGGGAGGTATTTGGTGATGGGGCTGAGAAAATTCAATTGCATGTTCAAGAACAAATTGCAGTTGTAGAACTTAGTAAGACGGATTCAACATAATCAGAAAAGTAAAACTGAAATGGAAAGGTATTTTATACAACAGTAAAAGTACAGCAAATATCCACTGTTACAATAAAAACTTAGTTGTGTAGACGGTAACCTGGCCATCCCCCACTCACTCCAAatagtgatttatttatttatttaaaccatACTGCACATCAATAACTATCtgtaacaacaaaaaagacaggcaaaaagacaaacactgaTTGGGAAGTGACAAAGCTTTGGTTCCCCTCAAAAAGCCCCTTTTAAGCCCGATTTGTTGAGGCAGCAATAGTCGTAAATCAACATATTGTTCTTCTGATACATATTCTTGTTTGCTCCCCATTGTAATttgaacagaaacaaaatttcCCATCCATAGTTACATCTGCCtataatataatacaaaaacTGTAAATGGACTGCATCTATATAATGTGTTTACACCTTACCAGACAAAGCCCTTTACAATGTACCTCTCATTTACACAATCATTCACTGATGGTGATGGAGCTGCCATGCAAGGTGTTGGCCAGCCCAGTGTCTTGCTCAAAGACACTTCAACGTGCtaacaggaggagctgggggcCAACCTTGTGAGTATGAGACCCTATCTATCTcttgagccacagccacccttCAGTGAAAACCAGAGGTGACTGTCACAGATGCCTTACCTTGTCACCAGCATTTGGGTTCTTGTCAGGATGGTATTCTTTTGCCAATTTACGGTATGCCTATAAGTACACAGAAGAGGGAGTCTTTTTAGACATGTTTACTGGAATCACACACCGGCATGAGTCACTCTTATGACGGAACCTTATATACTGTTTACGCAATCTCACGTGTCCCCCTGACATACACCAGATGTTCCtgccggcaaaacactacctgTAACTGCATAAAGCACTTACATAAAGAAGTTTATACCCAACAGTTTAACTCTATGTCAGTTTCCTGTAATTACGACAGCGTTACTCACGACTTTTAACTACATTACACCCGTAACTTAATTACCATCTTGTcaaaaatggcacttcaaaatgtCTGACAATTTAATCACTAACGGTTGGATAAACGTAAAGATGCTAACTAGCACTTCTTGCTAACAGCAACCACAGGCGGCGTTAGGAGATACCGCCCTAGTTACCAAGCGTTACAAACGTTTGCCATCCCGTCTAATGTAGTTCAGTAAGATCTTAAACACTACATACTGGACACCAGCGTGTAACCTTTAAGTTAAACCTAGATTCGCTCACAAGGAAATGCTTAAAATGGCACACCATGTGTAATCGGCCAGCGTTAGCTGATGCTAGCCAAGGTTGGATCAGTTTAACTTCATTTTAGCATGTAACGTAAATGGCATAAACTGGTTGAAGGCGATAAAAATCACCCAGGCCCCACTGCGAGTGCCAAAAAAAGTTGTCCCTTCTTATTGTCAAACGTTAACAGTAGCGTTACTGTACGGTCAAACTGACGTTCCGTAATGGGAAGATCGATACTCGAGTCGGCTTCTTCTGATTAATTTGTCACACGACACAAATGTGTGCTTATCagtcagctaacgttagctgttagtagTTTCAAGCCTTCGGGAAAATCAAACTTACGTTAGCTTACCTCTTTCTACAACCTTCGATGggcttagctagctaactacatGACAAACACCTGAGCTAAAGCTAACGTGAGGTCAATCACTTGATTCGTAACGTCACAAGCTAGCTATATTAACTCAACCTCGCGTTTTATATAATTTCACCAACATGAACTGTCCTGTTTAAGACAATTGAAATTTTAGACTGACTGaagctaaaattaaaaaatgacctGTTCTCACAGAGCCCATAATCGTTAAACAATTCAGCCGCATCGTCACATGAGTATCCAGGCCGGTTAGCTTGTTAGCAGGCTAGCCCGTCTCACGGCTAACTAGCTAGCACCGCATAAAGACGCATTTCCTGATTGTAGCAATTTTAACCTTTTGAAACTCGAAACAGAAACGTGGTATAATTCCGTGGTTTGTTCAGCCGTTCTTGTTTAATTACCTTCTTCAGCTCATTTTCAGTTGCGGATGGAGACACTCCGAGAATGTCGTATAGTTTAGTATCTACAACAGTCGCCATGGTGTTGCTGTGGATGTTGCTTCAGCAGGGAGGTGGATGGACAAAGAGAAGGAGCCGGTGGAAAATGTTTTGCTCGCCTCGTGTCTCAGTTTCCGGAAAGTTACAGTAGACGCTCTGCGTGTCCGCTGCTGCCTCCAGGCTGCCGGTGTGCTAAATGACTGCTGATATCATCTACCACCACACAAACTGCAGCTCATGTCTTTAAATTATCATGAATAGAAAAAGTAATAAGCTAAATAAATAGTTCTAATGTATAGTCATCTGCCTGATAAAGTACATATCACATAATTTGACTGTAGTGAACTCAATTATTATTAACCATCCACATAACGTTTTTACTACTCTGTAAAATCAACCTGCCAAGGGACTACGGATGAAAATTAGCCTAGGGCTATAATCCGgcatatttacatgcaaatgttcattaatgtgcactgtcccttcaaacataaataaataaataattaaataaaattaaacgtaAGATGTAGTGTgggtttgttttgtacatgtaGGTGTGGGGCCCtaaagggactgttcttcacttatcagaggaggggggtaGCTGGGGTGTGACTTTATTTGTTACCCTCCCCAAAGTTACATTTTctcttgagcctccctgagtaaCTTGGGAAAATACAGTACATGACTCTCCatccaccataaattagttgttagatttttaaaactctttgatctttgatgtttgaaagttaaaagttgaggacaaaatcctggagttgaaaaaagccttggtTTTTCACGCTTGTCATGCATGCTGGTGAGTCAGCGGAAACAGCTTATTTTGGGCTAAATTTCAAATAAGATGTAGAATAAAgtaattttgatgaaatataaCTATTTTAAGCTTATATTTGGTTATGATGTTTCTGATGGAAGCGTTCATCCCACATAATGTTTTCATGGACtgttggaaatttgaaaatccaacagtaattgctgttttttttttctttcccagtTTCTGGCTATGGTAACTGTCTACTTACAGCGATTTTTAAAGAGAACATGCCCTCCAAAAGGGTTTAGAAGACATGTTCTCTTTAAAAATTGgttgtaaaataaatgcaaattacAGCCATTTGAAGTTGTACTATTCTACTCTAaacctagtctgagtgggcggaagttcgctgcatagatcagcctctcattgggctgaacgagccacccgctgaagtcccgccctaccaccttcggttgtgtagcagttttcaactgttttcaacatgtcctttactaacttttgcggtgtttgatcttgcggggatgtagccatttttctgccatggttcgcgtcctgtaggtgtgTTGCAAgtgcactgttgctgtggcaccgcccagaacgattgtgattggttgaaagaagcaCAAGCagctggggcgttttttcctccaatctcaaagtgagagtcggcccagccagacctttcttttcttgagaaaggtctggtgagcgagactactctaagccaaaataaaaaacctaAATCTCTcaccagtgcttaaaaaaaaagtgacatgcATCCACCTTTTTGCACCTCACCGTTCCCtctcataagtaacgaacagtccctaaagagCTGTTTAATTTAGTAGGCTTATCCCTCAGTTTCTGTTTGTGCATCTGTGTTAAGTTTATATGATGTTTATGTTCTGTATTATTGCCCCCACTTATTATGAAATGCAGTgagatatttatttttgacagcTGCATCCTCAGATAAATGTTATTGATCATCACACATTTGTTGTAACACTTAACATGTATGTTACAGAATACAGTAAGATGTATATTCATTAGCTTGACCAGATTAACACTTGTAGGTATTGAAAATATTTAGTCATACATAGTTATATTATTAGGCTTTAACTTGTCAAAACACTAGGCTTATTCACTATATCTGTCATTACATTCTGACACCTCAAAATGATACAATCAGTATTTACAATACTTTTACCATGACATATTATTGAGTCTCTAAATGAATATAAATTAAATTCAAACTGGTAATGACTGGCTCATAATAAATCAAGTTTAATATTTCTCCAGTTCCAACTTGTCCTAACTTTGTTAAGACGAGACAGACAAAACGAAGTTCTGAATGACATAATTTGAATTAGAAATGGTTCATTTAAAGATTTTTTACAAAGACGATTTTATATCTCAAGAGGAGTTTTGACACATCTTATATGTCGGATATTGTCATGTATCATTCTGACTAATGGGGAATTAATAATCTGTCTGGCTCATTCAAATGCTGCTGTACATATCACTGTTCATATTGTGTAGAGAAACAGTTCCTCATGTCCAGACTGTTGTTAAACTCTTCAGCAGGTTTACAACAGCAGATGTAAAGATGAGAACAGTCTGTCTACAGTTGGCTGCATGTTATTCTACTGCAGAACTTCTGAGTGATATTCATGTGTTTCTCCATGGTGTTAGAGCAACCCATGTGGGAGTATTGCTGTACAAATACCCAGCAAGGACAATGGTTTAATTTTGAGTATACCACATGGTATCTTATGATGAAATTGCAGCTAATCATGTGAATTGTGCAGATAAATAATGGCATAGTTCTAACAGGTATAAGTAGTTTTTGAGTAATGTGTAACCTTGTATATTCAAAAACCCAATTTCTTAATGCTCGGGTTACAATTATTCTAATTTCAAGTGATTTCTGACACTTTAACCAGTAGAATTTGATGCTCAGTAACATCTGATCAGATCCCAGCAGAAAATATTGCTGTAttagttattattatacatcgAGACCACCTTAAGCCTCCATTGGCTACATGCATCTGTGCCACAGACGACCCAGTCACCAGAGCCTGATGCATGTGGCAATGAGTATCTGAAGGTTAAATATTTTAAGTGTGCCTTAAGCATGAGACAGGACAAATGCATCATGACAGCAAAGGgtgagtggagtgtgtgtgtgtgtgtgtgtgtgcgtgcgagTGACAGACAAAAATCTGCCATCACGAGGAGCTGCGCTATCTTTATACATCTCTTCTCAATAATGATTGAAGCAGAGGTGTTCATCTTGCAACAATTGGACTTAATCAGCCTTAAATTTTAGATTCAGCCTGTAACTACATCTTAAGGTTCACACAATTCAGAAAATAATTCACGCTTAAAACATCTTTGCATGTAAATATCTTTCTCTGCAAAGTCAAACGCCTCTTTTATATCTGCGTTATGTGTGCCTTACCTTGCTGTGACATCTCCGGCCTATGGGTTGTGCCATCTGTCTTGGTTATAGTGAACAGAAAAGCTCACACGGGGAGGTGAGTAAGGTCTCATTTAATTCAACAGAATGAAATTATACAACCAGTGGTTAAATCATAAATGAGTCCCATATAGGCTACATGTCTGTCTCTTTAGGGAAACAGGTTGTGCTTGTTTTACACACTCAGTTCATGGGGGAATTGAGAAATTACATTTTCTCCTGGTAAGGGTGGGGTTTGGGAGTGGGATGGTTGCTATTTTGATTCAGTCCAGGTCTCACAATCATTTTATACTCCATAAATGATCACTCATAGCCTGAATGCCCATATCCTATAAAGCTCACAGAGCAGAAATAGACTTTGTTTTCTCTATTTCCTACCAAAATAAGACAGTCTCTTCATGTGCTCTTCCTGAGGAGAGACTGAGTGGAGCGTaccctctgtgtatgtgtgaggtAACCATGAaaattacagaattattatagtAATATCACATCATTAACATTTGTCATCGTCATCATTTTTCTGATCATCATCAACAGCAACTtaatcctcatcatcatcaacaccaTATGTCGTGGATAGGTCATCCTCGTAAAATCATCTGAGCAACATTTGAAAAAGATTAAAGAGTTAAAAGCCAAGCATCATCATGAGGCCGGATATATACTGGTTTTAACAGTACAGtacactgacaaaaataaagacTCAAATTATTAGAAGACGCACTATATATCATATATCTGTGCATGGCAGGTGAATAAATGTAGAAACTCAGTCTCGGACATCTCTtcatctttttctctccttgtctctgaGTGGTCACCTGATCTTCTAGGCTTCCAAACAGAATGAAGTCTGGGTCTGCATGCGAGAACCCGCTTCTCATATGTTTCTTATGAAAAGGAGAGATTAAATGAGTATCAGACTGGAGGAGAGACAAGGTGTCTCCACCTTCCCTTCATCCTACATCCTTCAGCACCCTGAAGAATAGATCCAACAGTTTCCTGTTTTTGACTCTTTTTGATCCTTTTTCTTGTCTGCCACTTCCCCAAACCTTCAGAAGAGACTCTGAGAGAAGATCCTTATGTGCAATACTTTTAATACTGCTTTGAAACAAAGgcagaagagagagaggagtgatCAATTAAACATTATTGTGACTCTCCTGTCAgctcttcttccttctcttctttcCATGAGTGAAATGCCGGCTCTTTCTGCATTTCCATTCTCCTTTCCTTCCCCCCTTCACCATCTAGAAGTCCATGGACATGGAGCGCTGTTGTGGGTCAACTATGGTGGTACTGTTACGAGCACTGTTGCCGCGGACACTCAGGGTCCCGCAGGCTCCTGCCATCCCACCACCGATACCTCCAGCGATGCCACTAGGCCCCGCCATGTTCACTCCTCCTGCCATACCCATTCCCCCACCCATTCCCCCTCCCATCGCCACTCCTCCAGTTATCCCCACTGCTCCTCCAATCCCCCCTCCTGCAATCCCTgatgctcctcctcctcccattgCTCCACCTgtggctcctcctcctccaccacgcCCATAGATCTCACATGGGATCTCCTCTGTGACGCGGTCCTCGATGACCTGCTGGTCGCAGTCGTGAGTCTGTGAATGCTGCTTGTAGCCATAGCAGCTCTTCTTGTAGCTGGACGTGGAGTTGAAAGTCTTCATGGGTGGTGGCTTGGAGAAGTCGTTGTGGTAGGACAGCTCCATGGAGCTCAGGGTGGTGCGGCTGTGCT
The Epinephelus lanceolatus isolate andai-2023 chromosome 2, ASM4190304v1, whole genome shotgun sequence DNA segment above includes these coding regions:
- the dnaja2a gene encoding dnaJ homolog subfamily A member 2a translates to MATVVDTKLYDILGVSPSATENELKKAYRKLAKEYHPDKNPNAGDKFKEISFAYEVLTNPEKKELYDRYGEQGLREGGGGGPGMDDIFSHIFGGGLFGFMGGQSSRSRNGGRRRGEDMVHPLKVSLEDVYNGKTTKLQLSKNVLCSTCNGQGGKTGAVQKCTTCRGRGMRIMIRQLAPGMVQQMQSVCTDCNGEGEVISEKDRCKKCEGKKVVKEVKILEVHVDKGMKHGQKITFGGEADQAPGVEPGDIVLVLQEKEHETFKRDGNDLFMNHKLGLVEALCGFQFMLKHLDGRQIVVKYPAGKVIEPGSVRVVRGEGMPQYRNPFEKGDLYVKFDVQFPDNNWISPEKLAELEDMLPSRSEPPIITGDTEEVDLQDYDVSQSSSSGGRREAYNDSSDEEGGHHGPGVQCAHQ